A window of Malania oleifera isolate guangnan ecotype guangnan chromosome 5, ASM2987363v1, whole genome shotgun sequence contains these coding sequences:
- the LOC131156577 gene encoding NAC domain-containing protein 6 translates to MSQELGLPGFRFHPTEEELLNFYLKNAVLGKKLHGNVIGLTNIYQHDPWCLPKLAKIDGEREWYFFVPRDRKHGSGGRPNRTTENGFWKATGSDRQIVSLSEPKPVIGLRKTLVFYKGRAPRGSKTDWVMNEYRLPDTSSLPQGIVLCKIYRKATSLKVLEQRAAFAEELNQVMKEINNGEGSDSPLVSAMDAISCSTHEDDRFVPLIHSSLHNNKLHFKDEEDQVMATKVKKRKKVETGEEEKNEKEEAEEEYKLPSSASSSVQLPLECGKLPELQLPKSTMDWTQDPFWTQLGSPWFQNLTPSASILNF, encoded by the exons ATGTCTCAGGAGCTGGGTCTTCCGGGTTTCCGGTTTCACCCGACCGAAGAAGAGCTTCTCAATTTCTACCTCAAGAACGCAGTGCTTGGCAAAAAGCTGCACGGCAATGTGATCGGGCTCACCAACATCTACCAGCACGATCCATGGTGCTTGCCCA AGTTGGCGAAGATTGATGGGGAGAGGGAGTGGTACTTCTTTGTGCCGAGGGACAGGAAGCATGGCAGCGGGGGCAGGCCTAACCGGACCACTGAAAACGGGTTTTGGAAAGCAACGGGTTCGGATCGCCAGATAGTGAGCTTGTCGGAGCCTAAACCGGTCATTGGCCTCCGAAAGACCCTTGTTTTCTACAAAGGCAGGGCTCCCAGAGGATCCAAGACCGACTGGGTCATGAATGAGTATCGCCTGCCCGATACCTCCTCCTTACCTCAG GGCATAGTGCTGTGCAAGATATACAGGAAGGCAACTTCCCTGAAGGTGTTGGAACAAAGGGCAGCTTTCGCGGAGGAGCTAAACCAAGTGATGAAGGAAATTAACAATGGCGAAGGTTCAGATTCTCCATTAGTGTCTGCAATGGATGCCATCTCCTGTTCCACCCACGAGGATGATCGCTTCGTACCACTAATCCACTCATCACTACACAACAATAAGCTCCATTTCAAGGACGAGGAAGATCAGGTAATGGCAACTaaagtgaagaagaggaagaaggttGAAACAGGGGAAGAAGAAAAAAACgaaaaagaagaagcagaagaagagtACAAATTGCCTTCCTCTGCTTCCTCCTCTGTTCAATTACCACTCGAATGTGGTAAACTGCCGGAGCTCCAGCTACCCAAATCCACCATGGACTGGACCCAGGACCCGTTTTGGACCCAGTTGGGAAGCCCCTGGTTCCAAAACCTAACACCTTCTGCAAGCATACTCAATTTCTAA